TCACCGAAGCCGGGGCCTCGGCTGCCGTGGGGCCCTCACCCGGCCGCGCTGACACGCGTGCCACCCTCTCCCACAAACAGCGTGGGAGGGGGGTACACCCCAGAATCGAGCGCGCCAAGCCAGCCGAAGCGCAATCGAATTCTCCCTTTTCCCCGCTTGCGGGGGGAGAGAGGGCAGCCTGAGACTGCGCGGGAGCTGCCGAAGCACACCGAGCTTCGCCAGCCTTCGCGCGCCGCGCCGACGCGGAGCGAGGCGATTCCGGCGTCCGTACCGCTGTCGCGTCCAAGGTGAGAAGTGGCGCATGCAAGATGCGGGTGTGCTACGGGCAGGTTTGGCGCGCTTGGGCCTGAATAGAAAAAGTCCAGTTCGTCCAAATCATAAACGGCGCCCGCGAGCCCTTTTCATCCCTCAGGGTCGGCCGGAGGACGGTGAAAGACTCAGGATGACAGCGCTGTGGGGCCGCACTGAGGTGGGGTGGCGCACCGGACTGGCTCCCTTCCCCCGCGCTGTTTGCGGGGGAAGGGTTGGGGATGGGGGGCGGCCGCGGCATGCGCCAAACCCAGCCTCCTTCGCCCCGAAGTTCTCTCCTCTCCGCACAGCACTATCGTGCGCGGAGGGCCCGCGGGAGGGGCCTCCCCCGGAAACAAGAAATCCGCCCCTCCCCCGGAGTCCGGGGGAGGGGCGGTCTTCCATCCACGATTCGGCGAGGACGGTTCTACTTCTCGTCCGTGTACGTCGGACGCGGAGGCGTGTCGACGTGCGCCTGGTGGTGCGTGCGCTGCACCACGCTGTGCCGCCGGCCGTACAGGAAGTAGATCGCCAGGCCGATCGCCAGCCACAGGAACAGCCGCTCCCACGCAACGCGCGGCAGCCCCGTCATCAGGTACACGCACGACAGGATGCCCAGGATGGGGAACAGCGGCACGAACGGCGTCTTGAACGGACGCGGACGGTTCGGCTCCTTCACGCGCAGGTACCACACGCCCGCGCACACGATGCTGAAGGCCAGCAGCGTGCCGATGGACACCAGGTGCCCCAGCTCCGAAACGTCGTAGTAGCCCGCCAGGAACGCGCAGACCAGGCCCACCAGCGCGCTGCTGATGTGCGGCGTGCGGAAGCGCGGGTGCAGGCGGCTGAAAATCGGCGGAAGCAGGCCGTCGCGCGACATCGTGTAGAAGATGCGGGGCTGGCTCATGAGCATCACCAGCATCACCGACGAAAGACCGGCGATGGCGCCCACCTTGATCCACGGGGCCAGCCAGGTGTAGCCCGTGGCGTCGATGGCCACCGCGATGGGCTCGCCCACGTTCAGGCGCGGGTACTCCACGATGCCCGTCATGATGCCCGACACCAGGATGTACAGGATGGTGCAGATGATCAGCGAGCCCAGGATGCCGATGGGCATGTCGCGCTGCGGGTTCTTGGCTTCCTGCGCCGTCGTCGACACCGCGTCGAAGCCGATGTAGGCGAAGAAGATCACGCCGCCCGCCGCGATGATGCCGTTGAAGCCGAACGCCCCCGGACCGGTGGCCTGCGGGATGAACGGCGTCCAGTGGTCCATCGACTGTCCCCAGTGCGTGAGGACGTAGTACCCGCCTGCCAGGATGAACGCCGCCACGACGGCCAGCTTGATGGCCACCGCGACGTTGTTGAAGCGCGCCGACTCCTTGATGCCCGTCACCAGCAGCACCGTTACGGCGAAGATGCCGAGCGCCGCGATCACGTTGAAGCCGCCGTTCGCCTGCGGAAGGCTGTCGATGCTGACGCCCTGCGCCGCCAGAGACTGGGTGAGCTCCTCGGTCTTGCGCACCCAGGTGTCGGAGCCCGGGGCCTGCACCAGCTCGCCGGCCGGGTTGGTCAGGTAGGGCGGAAGGATGACGCCCAGGTCCTTGAGGAACGAGTTCACGTACCCCGACCAGCCCGCTGCCACCGTCGCCGCGCCGAACAGGTACTCCAGGATCAGGTCCCACCCGATGATCCACGCGATCAGCTCGCCCAGCGTGGCGTAGCCGTACGTGTACGCGGAGCCCGCGATGGGGATCATGGACGCGAACTCGGCGTAGCAGAGGCCGGCGAAGACGCAGGCGATGCCGGCGAACACGAACGCCAGCACGATGGCCGGTCCCGCGTGCTGCGCCGCCGCCGTGCCCGTGAGCACGAAGATACCGGTTCCGATGATGGCGCCGATGCCCAGCGACACCAGGTTCAGCGGGCCGAGCTCGCGTTTCAGGCTGTGCTCGCCTTCGGAAAAGGCGTCCGCCTGCAGCTCGTCGATGTTCTTGCGGGCGAAAAGACTCATGACTGCTCCGGTGTGGGCGGACTCCGGTCCGCCGCGGGGGGTGGAGTGTGATGTACCGCGCCGGGCGGGCGCGTGCTTCCAGCGGCCATGGGCCGCGCTCGGCCGTGTGTGCTCCGCCCCTGGGCGGGCGGGGGTTCTCCCGGAGTCGGGGGAAATCGCGATCCAGCGTTGATGATGCTGAAGCGCATGAATGTAAGCGCCGTGCGGCTCCGGTCAAGCATTCGTTCAAAGCCCCTCCCAAAATCGTCGCGTTCCGGCGCGGCGCGGACGCGCGCCCGCTGTTACGTCCGCATTGCGCCCCCGCCCCCGCGCGCGTTAGTGTGCCGCTCCGGGGCGGCCCCGCGCCGCCCGCGAACCCCGCGTGCGCGAGTTCCATGTCAGAGCTGCTGGCCGTTCCCGAGTCCCGCGCCTTTCCCCTGCGCCGGCTGCTGCAGCCGCTGCTGGGCGCCCGCAGCGTGGCGCTTCACACGCACGTGCACGCCGACGGCGACGGGGCCGGGTCGCAAGCGGCCCTGGCGGCGTGGCTGGAAGGGCGGGGAATCCGCTGCACCATCGTGAATCCCACGCCCTTTCCCGACTCGCTGCGCTTCGTCCTCCACCGCCAGGACGTGGTGGCCGACCTGGGCACCCCCGAGGCCGAGGCCGCCCTGGACGAGGCCGACCTGTTCCTGGTGCTCGACACCAGCGAGCCGGAACGCATCGGCAAGCTGGCGCAGCGCATTCCCCGCGACCGCACGCTGGTGGTGGACCATCACCCCGCGGGAAGCGAGGTGGTGGGCGACGTGGCCGTGCAGGACCCCACCGCCGCCGCCACGGGCGAGATGGTGTACGACATCATCACCCTGTCGGGCGACGCCGTGCCCCAGGCGTCGGCGCTGGGGGCCTACGTGGCGCTGGTCAGCGACACGGGCTCGTTCCGCTTCGGCAACACCACGCCGCGGGTGCTGGCGGTGGCCGGCGAGCTGATGACGCTGGGCATCGACCCCGAGGTGGTGTACCGCCGCCTGTTCGCCACGGCGCCGCGCCGCCGGCTGGAGCTGCTGCGCGAGGCGCTGGCCAGCCTGGAAAGCGACGACGGCGTGGGGTGGATGGTGGTGCCCCACGAGGTCACCCAGCGGCTGGGCGTGTCGGGCGAGGACTTCGACGGGCTGATCGAGCACGTTCGCTCGATGGAGGGAACGGAGGTGGCGCTGCTCTTCCGAGAAACCGCTCCCGGCGAAACCAAGATCTCCTTCCGCTCCAACGGCGCCGCCGACGTCAACCGCATCGCGCGTGAGTTCGGCGGGGGCGGGCACGTGAAGGCGGCGGGCGCCAACGTCCCGGAGCCCGCCTCCGCCCTCGTCCCCCGCGTGATCGACGCCGTCCGCCGCGCCCTCCGCGGCTGAACGGCCCACCCTTCCGGCGCTCCGCGAACCGCGTGCGAGCGCCGTCTTCACCCCCTCCGCCACACGCCCATGACCGTACCCTGCCGCCAGTGCAGCACCCCCGTGGATCCCTCCGCCCCCGTCTGCCCCGTCTGCGGCGCGGCGAATCCCGGCCAGCGCCACGGCCCGCCTCCGGGCCCCGCCGCCGCCGCCTCGTACGCCAGCGTGCAGCGGACCGGCCCCGAGCAGGTGGTGATCACGAACGTCGACATCCCGTTCGGCAGGATGGTGATGCTCATCCTGAAGGTGATGATCGCGTCCATCCCCGCGTACATCCTCCTGATGATCATCTTCCTGGCGATCTTCGCGGTGCTCGGCGGGATGGCGGCCGCGATGATGCCGGAGCTGTTCAGCGGAGGCGGCGGGGGAATGGAGGGGCTGTAGTCGATCGCCGCACGAACGCGAAGGGGGCGCATCCGGTCAGCCGGATGCGCCCCTTTCGCACTCTCGCCGTCCGGCCGCTAGAAGTCGCGGTACGGGCGGCGCTTGGCGTAGTTGTAGGCGGTGATGGCGGCGATCACGTGAGCCACCCATCCCAACAGCCCGCCCGTTCCCAGCCACAGGCCGGGGGTAAAGACGAACCAGAACAGCGCGCGGAACCATGCGCCGTTGTACAGCTGCCCCAGGCCGGGGATGAAGAAGCTCAGCAGAGCCGCAAAACCGGGATCACGCACGGTATCCTCGCTTTCGTATTCAGGTCGCAGGACACGCCCTCGTCCCGCTCAAAGGGAGCATACGGCGGAGCACCAGCGGAAGTTTCAGGTCCCGCGGACTACTGGAAAAGATGGTCTCACGCAGAGACGCAGAGCCGAAGAGAGAGAGAAGGGAGAGAGTGATCTGCACCGTTTCGGTGAAGCGCGATCCTCACCCCTCACCACAATCGTGCAGGCGGCGTGGCCCTCCTGTCCCTCGCCGAAACCGTAAGTGACGGTGGCGGAAAGAGTTGGCTTCCATCCACGCGGGCGTACCGGCGCTTGCATTGGAGGGATCGCAATCGAGACTTCCACATCACACCGGAGTTCAAGCCGATATGCGACGCTCCCTGCTTGTCCTTGCCGTGGCCGCGCTCGGTGCCTGCGACGGCGCCGACACTCCGCTGGCCCCCGACCTCCAGCCCTCGTCGCTGCTGGCGGCGGCGACCGACGGCTCCATCCCCGGCCACTACGTCGTACAGCTGAGCTGGGGCGCCAACGCCTCCGCGCTGGCCGCGGAGTACGGCCTCAAGCCCCGCTACGTGTACGAGCACCTGCTGAACGGCTTCGCGGGCTCCATCCCCGACGCCAAGGCGAAGGCGCTGTCGCTGGATCCCCGCGTGTTGAAGATCAGCGTGCAGCGGCAGTACCGGGTGGTATCGACCACGCAGTCCGGCGCCACGTGGGGGCTGGACCGCATCGACCAGCGCGCGCGGCCGGTGGACGGCAACTATACCTACGACTTCGACGGCGCCGGCGTCACCGCCTACATCATCGACACCGGCATCCGCTTCGACCACGTGGAGTTCGAGGGGCGCGCCGTGCCGGGCTTCGACGCGTACGCCGCCGATCCCACCGACCCGCTGCTGATCGGCGACATGAACAACGACTGCCAGGGCCACGGCACGCACGTGGCCGGCACCGTCGGCGGCAAGACGTACGGCGTGGCCAAGCAGGCCAAGCTGGTGGCGGTGCGCGTGCTGAACTGCGCCGGCTACGGCTCCGACGCCGACGTGATCGCGGGGATGGACTGGGTGGCGGCGAACGCCACGCTCCCCGCCGTGGTGAACATGTCGCTGGGCGACGTGATCCCCACCAAGACCCTGGGCACCAGCGCGCCCATCGACGACGCGGTGCGCGGAATGATCTCGTCGGGCATTACCGTGGTCGTCGCCGCCGGTAACGGCTGGGGCAACGGCACCATCGGCGCGGACGCCTGCATGTTCCCCATCGCCAACGTCGCCGAGGCGATCACCGTGGCCGCGAGCAACGCGGCGGACACGCGCACCTCGTGGACCAACTACGGCGCCTGCGTCGACATCTTCGCCCCGGGCGACGGCATCACGTCGGCGTACAACACCAGCTCCACGGCGACGGACGTGCTGGGCGGCACCTCCATGGCCAGCCCGCACGTGGCCGGCGCCGCCGCCCTGGTGCTGCAGCAGGCCCCCGGCGCCACCCCGCAGCAGGTGCGCGACCTGCTGGTGGCCAGCGCCACGCAGAACATCGTCGTGCCCGTGACGCTGAACAGTGGCCACACCATGAACAGCCACCTGCTGTACAGCCGAGTGACGGTGCCGGTGACGACGACCACCGAGCCGGTGAAGACGAAGCCCTGCACGCCCAGGCGCCAACGGCAGGGAGAGTGCGTGAGTGCGTGAGTGCGTGAGTGCGGAGGGTCACGCGTGATGCGCGGCTCTCCGGGTTCACCACAAATTCTGTGAACGCGCGAAGGGCGCCCTCCCGCGCGGGAAGGCGCCCCTCGTCTTTTTCACTTCCGCACTAACGCACTAACGCACTAACGCACTAACGCACTAACGCACTTCCCTCAGGCGTCGCCCTCGAGGTACGTGTACCCCGCCAGCCCCGCGATGTAGTCGGCGATGAAGGCGTTCGCCTCGGCGCGGGTGAGGCCCTTGGCGTTGGCGATCTTGCGGCGGAAGGTGCTGATCAGGTCCTGCGTGTTGAACTGCACGTAGTTCAGCACCTCGGTGATGGTGTCGCCGTGCACCAGGTCGCCGATCTCGTACCCCGTGTCCGTCAGCTTTACGTGCACGGCGTTGGTGTCGCCGAACAGGTTGTGAAGGTCGCCCAGGATCTCCTGGTACGCGCCGGTCAAAAAGATCCCCAGCACGTACGGGTCCCCGTGGCCGAATGTGTGGAGCTCCAGGCTGGGCTTGGGCTTCCGCCATCCCACGAACTGGTCGATCTTGCCGTCGGAGTCGCACGTCACGTCCTGCAGCGTTCCCCGGCGCGTCGGCTCCTCGTTCAGCCGGTGCACGGGCATGATGGGGAACAGCTGGTCGATGGCCCACGAGTCGGGGAGCGACTGGAAGAGCGAGAAGTTGCAGAAGTACCGGTCGATCAGCATCCCGTGAAGCTCGGGAAGGATGTCCTCGTACTCCTCCGGGTCCTTCGCCGCCAGCTGCGCCACGCGGTTCATGATCGCCAGCCAGTACCGCTCGCCGATCGCCCGCTCGCGCAGGGTGAGCGTGCCCGAGTTGAAGTGGTTCTGCAGCTGCTCCTTGATGAACGAGGCATCGTGGTACACCTCCCTCATGCTGCGGCCGTCCAGCTCGCGCAGCACCCCCGCCAGCTCCTGCACCAGCAGGTGGTCGTCTTCCGACACCTCGTCGAGCTCTTCGGGGCTCTGCGTTTCCAGGTCGATGACGTTGATCAGCAGCAGTGCGTGGTGCGCCGTGAGCGCGCGGCCGCTTTCCGAGATCACGTGGGGCATGGGCACCTCGTTCTCGCGGCACGCCTCGGCCAGGGCGTAGACGATGTCGTTGGCGTACTCCTGCATGGAGTAGTTCACGCTGGCCGAGGTGGCGGAACGTGAGCCGTCGTAGTCCACGCCCAGCCCGCCGCCCACGTCCACGTACTCCACGTTCACCCCGATCTGGCGCAGCTCCACGTAGTACCGCGCCACCTCGGTCATCCCCAGCTTGATGTTGCGGATGTCCTGGATCTGGGACCCCAGGTGAAAGTGGATGAGCTTCAGCGCATCCAGCTTCCCCGCCTCGCGCAGCTTGTCGAGCACGCGCATCAGCTGCGAGGCGTTCAGCCCGAACTTGCTGCGCTCGCCGGCCGACTCGCTCCAGCGCCCGGAGCCCGTCGCGGAGAGCTTGATGCGCACGCCGGCCATGGGCACCACGCCCATGTCGTCGGCCACGCGCAGGAGCACGTCGACCTCGCCCGGCTTTTCGATGACGATCACCACGCGGTGGCCGAGCTTCTGGCCCATCAGCGCCAGCCGCATGAACTCTTCGTCCTTGTAGCCGTTGCAGACGATCAGGTGGTCCGTGCGCTCGGTGAGCGCCAGCACTGCCTGCAGCTCGGGCTTGCTCCCCACCTCCAGCCCCACCCCGTGCCGCTCGCCGAACGCCACGATCTCTTCGACCACGTGGCGCTGCTGGTTCACCTTGATGGGGTAGACGGTGGTGTAGCCGCCCTGGTAGTCGAAGTCGCGGATGGCCGTGGCAAAGCGCTCGCCCAGGTTCTCGATGCGCGTTCGCAGGATGTCGGAAAAGCGCAGCAGCAGCGGCAGCCCGACGCCC
This genomic interval from Longimicrobium sp. contains the following:
- a CDS encoding S8 family peptidase — translated: MRRSLLVLAVAALGACDGADTPLAPDLQPSSLLAAATDGSIPGHYVVQLSWGANASALAAEYGLKPRYVYEHLLNGFAGSIPDAKAKALSLDPRVLKISVQRQYRVVSTTQSGATWGLDRIDQRARPVDGNYTYDFDGAGVTAYIIDTGIRFDHVEFEGRAVPGFDAYAADPTDPLLIGDMNNDCQGHGTHVAGTVGGKTYGVAKQAKLVAVRVLNCAGYGSDADVIAGMDWVAANATLPAVVNMSLGDVIPTKTLGTSAPIDDAVRGMISSGITVVVAAGNGWGNGTIGADACMFPIANVAEAITVAASNAADTRTSWTNYGACVDIFAPGDGITSAYNTSSTATDVLGGTSMASPHVAGAAALVLQQAPGATPQQVRDLLVASATQNIVVPVTLNSGHTMNSHLLYSRVTVPVTTTTEPVKTKPCTPRRQRQGECVSA
- the speA gene encoding biosynthetic arginine decarboxylase, whose product is MARRPSPEAEIDKKWSIEDSRELYNVEGWGIGYFDINDKGHVSVHPTKDPARGLDLFELATDLEAQGVGLPLLLRFSDILRTRIENLGERFATAIRDFDYQGGYTTVYPIKVNQQRHVVEEIVAFGERHGVGLEVGSKPELQAVLALTERTDHLIVCNGYKDEEFMRLALMGQKLGHRVVIVIEKPGEVDVLLRVADDMGVVPMAGVRIKLSATGSGRWSESAGERSKFGLNASQLMRVLDKLREAGKLDALKLIHFHLGSQIQDIRNIKLGMTEVARYYVELRQIGVNVEYVDVGGGLGVDYDGSRSATSASVNYSMQEYANDIVYALAEACRENEVPMPHVISESGRALTAHHALLLINVIDLETQSPEELDEVSEDDHLLVQELAGVLRELDGRSMREVYHDASFIKEQLQNHFNSGTLTLRERAIGERYWLAIMNRVAQLAAKDPEEYEDILPELHGMLIDRYFCNFSLFQSLPDSWAIDQLFPIMPVHRLNEEPTRRGTLQDVTCDSDGKIDQFVGWRKPKPSLELHTFGHGDPYVLGIFLTGAYQEILGDLHNLFGDTNAVHVKLTDTGYEIGDLVHGDTITEVLNYVQFNTQDLISTFRRKIANAKGLTRAEANAFIADYIAGLAGYTYLEGDA
- a CDS encoding bifunctional oligoribonuclease/PAP phosphatase NrnA produces the protein MSELLAVPESRAFPLRRLLQPLLGARSVALHTHVHADGDGAGSQAALAAWLEGRGIRCTIVNPTPFPDSLRFVLHRQDVVADLGTPEAEAALDEADLFLVLDTSEPERIGKLAQRIPRDRTLVVDHHPAGSEVVGDVAVQDPTAAATGEMVYDIITLSGDAVPQASALGAYVALVSDTGSFRFGNTTPRVLAVAGELMTLGIDPEVVYRRLFATAPRRRLELLREALASLESDDGVGWMVVPHEVTQRLGVSGEDFDGLIEHVRSMEGTEVALLFRETAPGETKISFRSNGAADVNRIAREFGGGGHVKAAGANVPEPASALVPRVIDAVRRALRG
- a CDS encoding amino acid permease, with the protein product MSLFARKNIDELQADAFSEGEHSLKRELGPLNLVSLGIGAIIGTGIFVLTGTAAAQHAGPAIVLAFVFAGIACVFAGLCYAEFASMIPIAGSAYTYGYATLGELIAWIIGWDLILEYLFGAATVAAGWSGYVNSFLKDLGVILPPYLTNPAGELVQAPGSDTWVRKTEELTQSLAAQGVSIDSLPQANGGFNVIAALGIFAVTVLLVTGIKESARFNNVAVAIKLAVVAAFILAGGYYVLTHWGQSMDHWTPFIPQATGPGAFGFNGIIAAGGVIFFAYIGFDAVSTTAQEAKNPQRDMPIGILGSLIICTILYILVSGIMTGIVEYPRLNVGEPIAVAIDATGYTWLAPWIKVGAIAGLSSVMLVMLMSQPRIFYTMSRDGLLPPIFSRLHPRFRTPHISSALVGLVCAFLAGYYDVSELGHLVSIGTLLAFSIVCAGVWYLRVKEPNRPRPFKTPFVPLFPILGILSCVYLMTGLPRVAWERLFLWLAIGLAIYFLYGRRHSVVQRTHHQAHVDTPPRPTYTDEK